AGGGCCCGGCCGGTAGGGTCGTCGAGGCATGAACCGACACGCAACCGCCCTGTTCGCGGCACTCGAGGCGCTCCTGGTGGTGGGGGTCGGCGTCGCCCTGCCCCTCGTGCCGCTCACCGCGCTCTGGGCTGGCCAGTACGACCTGCAGATCGACTGGGGCGTCTTCGCGCGCACGGCCGTCGACCTGTGGCTCCTCGGGCACGGCGTGCCGCTCACGGCGTCGCTGGATCCGTCGCTCGCCTCGTCCCTCGGCCTCCCGGGCGTCGACGCGCCGTTCGCGCTCACGCTCGCGCCGCTGGGCTTCGCGCTGCTCACGCTCCTCCTCGGGACCCGCGCCGGCCGCCGCATCGTCGAGACCGACCACCCCGGCGTCGGCGCGGTCTCCGCCGTGGCCACGACCGCCGTGCTGTCCCTCGGCCTCGCGCTCGCGGCACAGCACGAGGGCGTCTCCCCGGCCGTCGGGCGCGGGGTGATCCTGCCCACCCTGGTCCTCGCGCTCGGCCTGCTCGTCGGCGGGATCGCGCGCGCCGATCGCGCGCGGGCCGCCCGGTGGTGGGCGTCCCTGTCCTCCGGCCGGGCTGCCGGCGTCGTCCGCGGCGCGCGGGACGCGCTCGACCGCCTGCCGGACGGCGCGGCCTCCGTCGCCGCCACGGCCGTCCGCGGGGGAGCGGCCGCGGCCTTCGGGGTCGTCGCGATCGCCGCCGTGGTCGTCGCGGTGCTGCTCGGCCTGCAGTACGCGACCGTCATCACCCTGTACGAGACGCTGCAGACGGGGATCGTCGGCGGCGTCGCCCTCACGCTTGCGCAGATCGCGCTCCTGCCGAACCTGATCGTGTGGGCGGCGTCGTGGCTGCTCGGACCCGGCTTCGCGCTCGGCACCGGGTCGTCCATCTCGCCGCTCGGCACGACCGTCGGCCCCATCCCGTCC
The genomic region above belongs to Clavibacter phaseoli and contains:
- a CDS encoding DUF6350 family protein; its protein translation is MNRHATALFAALEALLVVGVGVALPLVPLTALWAGQYDLQIDWGVFARTAVDLWLLGHGVPLTASLDPSLASSLGLPGVDAPFALTLAPLGFALLTLLLGTRAGRRIVETDHPGVGAVSAVATTAVLSLGLALAAQHEGVSPAVGRGVILPTLVLALGLLVGGIARADRARAARWWASLSSGRAAGVVRGARDALDRLPDGAASVAATAVRGGAAAAFGVVAIAAVVVAVLLGLQYATVITLYETLQTGIVGGVALTLAQIALLPNLIVWAASWLLGPGFALGTGSSISPLGTTVGPIPSVPVLGILPQGAFDLGYLGILVPVVVSFVAAVALSPRVARIPEPEARRWPWFLVSGLGMGVVGAVVLALLAVISGGAAGPGRLADVGPAAGWILLAAFLEIGVASVAGMFVSGLMAPLVRRSPEGRG